DNA from Scheffersomyces stipitis CBS 6054 chromosome 1, whole genome shotgun sequence:
aatttcgAAACAATGAGGAAGACTTGCTCTGATATTTTCGTGAATGGGCTCTTGAATCAATAACAAATTCAACTGGGAATTCATGCTTGACCAATCCTTTCTGAGAATTGCTGCTATTATTGGATTGAAGTTCACTTCTAACTTAATCTTTAATAGTGCATGTAAAGGCAATATCAACTTGAGTTCATTCTTCGAATTTAACAAGTATCTACTATAGGAATCAATTTGCAAAGTTCcgttgttcttcaagaactttccTTCCCAAGCTCTGACCATATGTTCCAATTTTGGTTTGTGATTaagcttccaattcaagTAAGTGAACCGCTGCTTCATGGACGAGATCTCAGTCTGGACCAACTCGTGCAAATATATCAAAAGGGCGAGtgagttgttcaacgaaAGTTTTGGCTCATGTGGGTTAACGAGTGTATTATCCTTCAAAAGTTTTAACAAGGACTCCTGAGATTCACCATTACTGAGTTCTACCAATGTCTTTTTATTATCCTTCGACAATTCTTTAAACCATGCTTGTGATCCCTCACATCTCCACAACTCTTCATTAAAACAGTAATTTCcgttcttcaagaacttcgAGTTCAAGTAGATGGGCAAACCAATAATACTAGATCTGAATGTCTGTAACATGTAAAACATGTGCAACGTTCTAATTCTCAGCTGGGCCATAATAAAGTAATCAAAGTTGTTCTGAATGAGCTGTTGTGCTCTCTGACTGCTAGTGTCTGAACCCACTGTCTCCAAAATGCTTGGTGGTGGAACCAAGAATTGCTCAAGAGGCTCATTGAAGTTAGTCGACTTAATAAGACCAATCATAGACTTAATCTGTCTGGAAGTTATGTCAACCATATTGGGCTCGTTGAGGAACATGGAAATAAATATATGCAATACTAAGCACTGGTGGGCCATCAACGGaactttcttgaactgTAAATTGTCCAAAGTAATCTccttttcaaagaaactTTGGATGTGGAACTTggacaaattgaacaaaagCAAAGTGTTTGAGTCGTGAAATGAATACAAGGCACCAATAGATGCCATGGAAAGCAACAAGGGAATATTCTCAAAATTGTCCACCATTGGGTTCTTCAATGAAGGCAAATGGATGAAGGGGAAGTACCTATTGAACTCTAACTCGTACAACTTCATGTACCtgttcaagtcttcaagtGAAGGAAACTGCGAGTCTGAAATGTTGCTGATCAGAATGATTCTCGATCTCAATTCTTGTGAAAACGATGAATACTTGTCCTTCTTGAATGGAAAGTCTATACCGAGGTCAGCAACTTGTGTGATACCTCCTGCGAAAGTAGTACCAGAATCAAGTCTAGCCTGCGTGGGCAAACTGAAGTTTGGTTTCAACTGGTTGACCAAGTCGCTTTGTCTGGACCTGAAGAGAGTAGTCAACTCATTGGGAGAGCCTGCATTTTCAGCATTAGACTGTTGGATTTGTGGCATCAgagccaacaacttgggTGAATTGAGCAAACTGGGAGGTTCAAAAAGACCCATATGCTGATTATTAGCCTGAAAGTTTGTATCATATGGTGTTCcgatgatttctttgagCCAATTGTCGTCATCGTTGTTTGAGATGCTTATAGGCATACCTGTAGTTGTGGTGAAGGTAGTTCCTGGAGTGTTAATACTTTCAGAGCTGCTCTTATCTGTGGTAGAATCTTCTCTTTTAGTTCTTTTAACTGGTGGTGGATGCAAAGCTTGAGGAGccttctttttctgaagcttcttctgatCAATCATGGATGTATTCAAGCTGAACGCTGCCGCATCTGGTCTTAATCCGTTTTGCTCGAGCAACTGCTGCATAATGTTGACATCATTTGGCGGATTGACACCGAATTCAAACGGAGTAGTTCCCTTGATATGGTGGGGGTGGTTCGGGTTCAGAAACTGATGTGTTGTCAACAAGTTCGAGCCATTACTGTTTTTACTACTGCTTAcattctcaagaaaaaaCTGCTGGAGATTCTTGATCGACTTTTGTTTCGCAGTAGCAGCACCAGTAGACATTTCTGTTGTAGATGCTTCGTTCAAGTCGAGGTTGTCGATACTGTTCCAATCCATCATGTTGTAGGAGCTT
Protein-coding regions in this window:
- the ZMS1 gene encoding Zinc Finger Protein C2H2-like protein (homologous to Zinc Finger Protein C2H2) produces the protein MSVPNVGKSPVSTSSTPGISFTDTASTPGSSSANPPIATQPIPKKSQQIKTDKPRPHVCTICTRAFARLEHLKRHERSHTNEKPFQCAACGRCFARRDLVLRHQQKLHTSLPNVMRRGSTKDLDNNEHIIVLHNNTSPNAPLPNGSFGDGIGLNVGTSDMSNDSSGYPYSPPRTNDVTYNHPQFRTAMFGDGNGHNNSNGNGNGNGNVSHNSNNNHISNNNSNNNHTTLNNASLNMSPANNNTNNNGGAFSPHPSISNHASPPILASSIPNVSNTANNNSNFQQPSPQSNESPNRSSVAPKPIPAHLQQKQLAINHHISNLAAQYRHASFSAASNISYTNLKDALSIQSHNNMEPAPMQVDFATPQLSAQDDYSRNLLLSGLDLSSYNMMDWNSIDNLDLNEASTTEMSTGAATAKQKSIKNLQHSKNSNGSNLLTTHQFSNPNHPHHIKGTTPFEFGVNPPNDVNIMQQLLEQNGLRPDAAAFSLNTSMIDQKKLQKKKAPQALHPPPVKRTKREDSTTDKSSSESMPISISNNDDDNWLKEIIGTPYDTNFQANNQHMGLFEPPSSPNELTTLFRSRQSDLVNQLKPNFSITQVADLGIDFPFKKDKYSSFSQELRSRIISISNISDSQFPSLEDLNRYMKLYELEFNRYFPFIHLPSLKNPMVDNFENIPLLLSMASIGALYSFHDSNTLLLFNLSKFHIQSFFEKEITLDNLQFKKVPLMAHQCLVLHIFISMFLNEPNMVDITSRQIKSMIGLIKSTNFNEPLEQFLVPPPSILETRAQQLIQNNFDYFIMAQSRIRTLHMFYMLQTFRSSIIGLPIYLNSKFLKNGNYCFNEELWRCEGSQAWFKELSKDNKKTLVELSNGESQESLLKLLKDNTLVNPHEPKLSLNNSLALLIYLHELVQTEISSMKQRFTYLNWKLNHKPKLEHMVRAWEGKFLKNNGTLQIDSYSRYLLNSKNELKLILPLHALLKIKLEVNFNPIIAAILRKDWSSMNSQLNLLLIQEPIHENIRASLPHCFEILQLWIYNIETINYDIKQTSLRSPVFFVACLFVAILLVSTYLDFLEAKFEKGTKFNDRELVDWLSCETIMLKVEKVLSPVLKSSYSEFLTKQAHGAFNNIIDDKTEKIDKLESISKELAQEIKKINLSTKSLYLGIRILADAPIWPIAMGFAEALKNRATYLSSRKLSQTRK